The Pan paniscus chromosome 3, NHGRI_mPanPan1-v2.0_pri, whole genome shotgun sequence genome includes a window with the following:
- the LOC129397691 gene encoding uncharacterized protein LOC129397691: MGQDFSLYVTEKTGIALGVLTQVKGTSLQSVAYLSKEIDVVAKGWPHCLWVVTAVAVLVSEAVKIIQGRDLIVWTSHDVNDILTAKGDLWLSDNHLLKYQALLLEGPVLCLCTCATLNPDTFLPDNEENIEHNCQQVIAQTYSTQGDLLEVPLTDPNLNLYTDGSSFVEKGLRKAGYAVVSDNGILESYPLTPGTSAPLTELIALTQALELGEGKRVNIYTDSKNAYLVLHAHAATWREREFLTSEGTPIKHQEAIRRLLLAVQKPKEVAVLHCQGHQKGK, from the coding sequence ATGGGGCAAGACTTTTCTCTATATGTCACAGAAAAAACAGGAATAGCTCTAGGAGTACTTACACAGGTCAAAGGGACCAGCTTGCAATCCGTGGCATACctgagtaaggaaattgatgtagtggCAAAGGGTTGGCCTCATTGTTTATGGGTAGTGACGGCAGTAGCAGTCTTAGTATCTGaagcagttaaaataatacagggaagagATCTTATTGTGTGGACATCTCATGATGTAAACGACATACTCactgctaaaggagacttgtggctgtcagacaacCATTTGCTTAAATATCAGGCTCTATTACTTGAAGGGCCAGTGCTGTGTCTGTGCACTTGTGCAACTCTTAACCCAGACACATTTCttccagacaatgaagaaaacataGAACATAACTGTCAACAGGTGATTGCTCAAACCTACTCCACTCAAGGGGACCTTCTAGAGGTTCCCTTGACTGATCCCAACCTCAacttgtatactgatggcagttcctttgtagaaaaaggacTTCGAAAAGCAGGGTATGCAGTGGTCAGTGATAATGGAATACTTGAAAGTTATCCCCTCACTCCAGGAACTAGTGCTCCACTGACAGAACTAATAGCCCTCACTCAGGCACTagaattaggagaaggaaaaagggtaaatatatatacagactctaAGAATGCTTACCTCGTCCTCCATGCCCATGCAGCAacatggagagaaagggaattcctaacttccgagggaacacctatcaaacatcaggaagccattaggagattattattggctgtacagaaacctaaagaggtggcagtcttacactgccaggGTCATCAGAAAGGAAAGTAA